A region from the Mycobacterium heidelbergense genome encodes:
- a CDS encoding MarR family winged helix-turn-helix transcriptional regulator has product MADSESTAADVAELAEGLHRALSKLFAILRRGDPSGAAAGDLTLAQLSILVTLLDQGPIRMTDLAAHERVRTPTTTVAIRRLEKIGLVKRSRDPSDLRAVLVDITPRGRAVHGESLANRRAALAAMLSQLPEADLNTLTKALAPLERLASGESGPAGEPAARKQA; this is encoded by the coding sequence ATGGCGGACAGCGAATCCACCGCGGCCGACGTGGCGGAACTTGCCGAAGGTCTGCACCGCGCGCTGTCCAAGCTCTTTGCGATCCTGCGCCGCGGCGACCCCAGCGGGGCGGCGGCCGGGGACTTGACGTTGGCACAGCTGTCGATCCTGGTCACGCTGCTCGATCAGGGGCCCATTCGGATGACCGACCTGGCGGCGCACGAACGGGTGCGAACCCCCACCACCACCGTGGCGATCCGCCGGCTGGAGAAGATCGGGCTGGTGAAGCGTTCGCGTGACCCGTCCGACCTGCGGGCGGTGCTGGTCGACATCACCCCTCGCGGGCGGGCCGTCCACGGCGAGTCGCTGGCCAACCGGCGCGCGGCCCTGGCCGCGATGCTCAGTCAACTCCCCGAGGCCGACCTGAACACCCTGACCAAGGCGCTGGCGCCGCTCGAACGCCTCGCCTCCGGCGAATCCGGCCCCGCAGGAGAGCCCGCGGCGCGCAAGCAGGCGTGA
- a CDS encoding amino acid ABC transporter ATP-binding protein produces the protein MTADTAARAPVSLAAKGIHQTLGGTAVLRGVDIDAPAGRTVAVIGPSGSGKSTLLRTLNRLHEPDSGDILLDGRSVLRDDPDRLRQRIGMVFQHFNLFPHLSVLKNVALAPRKFRRLSADAARDLALTQLDRVGLKHKADARPGTLSGGQQQRVAIARALAMAPQVMFFDEATSALDPEMVKGILQLIADLGAGGMTMVVVTHEMGFARSASDTVVFMDHGRVVESGPPEQIFEAAETERLRRFLSQVL, from the coding sequence GTGACCGCCGACACCGCGGCGCGCGCGCCAGTGTCGCTGGCGGCCAAGGGCATTCACCAGACCCTGGGCGGGACGGCGGTGCTGCGCGGCGTTGACATCGACGCCCCCGCCGGCAGGACGGTCGCCGTCATCGGACCGTCCGGCTCGGGCAAGTCGACGCTACTGCGGACCCTCAACCGGCTGCATGAGCCCGATAGCGGCGACATCCTGCTGGACGGCCGGTCGGTGTTGCGCGACGACCCCGACCGGCTCCGCCAGCGCATCGGCATGGTGTTCCAGCACTTCAACCTCTTCCCGCATCTCAGCGTGCTGAAAAACGTTGCGCTGGCGCCGCGTAAATTCCGCCGGCTCTCTGCCGACGCGGCCCGGGACCTGGCGCTGACCCAGCTGGACCGAGTTGGCCTGAAGCACAAGGCCGATGCCCGCCCCGGCACGCTGTCCGGCGGGCAACAACAACGGGTCGCGATCGCCCGCGCGCTGGCAATGGCCCCGCAGGTGATGTTCTTCGACGAGGCGACCTCGGCGCTGGATCCCGAAATGGTCAAGGGAATTCTGCAACTCATCGCCGACCTCGGCGCCGGCGGCATGACCATGGTGGTCGTCACCCACGAAATGGGCTTCGCCCGGTCGGCATCCGACACCGTCGTTTTCATGGATCATGGCAGGGTCGTGGAATCCGGGCCTCCCGAGCAGATATTCGAAGCCGCCGAGACCGAGCGGCTACGGCGGTTCCTCTCCCAGGTGCTTTGA
- a CDS encoding YqgE/AlgH family protein, with protein sequence MVPPPEDPEDFIAPAAQRVRAGTLLLANTDLLEPTFRRSVIYIVEHNDGGTLGVVLNRASETAVYNVLPQWAKLVAKPKTMFIGGPVKRDAALCLATLRVGADPQGVPGLRHVAGRIVMVDLDAEPDVLAPLVEGVRIFAGYSGWTIGQLEGEIERDDWIVLSALPSDVLVGPRADLWGQVLRRQPLPLSLLATHPIDVSRN encoded by the coding sequence GTGGTGCCGCCACCCGAAGATCCAGAGGACTTTATCGCACCCGCCGCGCAGCGGGTGCGCGCCGGGACTTTGCTGCTCGCCAACACCGATCTTCTTGAACCGACGTTTCGGCGCAGCGTGATCTACATCGTGGAGCACAACGATGGCGGCACATTGGGCGTCGTGCTCAACCGCGCCAGCGAGACCGCGGTGTACAACGTGCTGCCGCAGTGGGCCAAACTGGTGGCCAAGCCCAAGACCATGTTCATCGGGGGGCCGGTCAAGCGCGACGCCGCCCTCTGTCTTGCGACGTTGCGGGTCGGCGCCGATCCGCAGGGCGTGCCGGGCCTGCGGCACGTCGCCGGTCGGATTGTGATGGTCGATCTCGACGCCGAGCCCGACGTCCTCGCCCCGCTGGTGGAGGGTGTGCGAATCTTCGCCGGCTACTCCGGCTGGACCATCGGTCAGCTTGAAGGCGAGATCGAGCGTGACGACTGGATTGTGCTGTCTGCCTTGCCATCTGATGTTTTGGTGGGCCCGAGGGCCGATTTGTGGGGGCAGGTGCTGCGCCGGCAGCCGTTGCCGCTTTCGTTGCTCGCCACCCACCCGATCGACGTGAGCCGAAACTAG
- the leuS gene encoding leucine--tRNA ligase, with the protein MTESPTAGAPEPESDAPPYRYTAALAARIESGWQDSWAKLGTFNVPNPVGDLAPTDGTPVPDDKLFVQDMFPYPSGEGLHVGHPLGYIATDVYARYFRMTGHNVLHALGFDSFGLPAEQYAVQTGTHPRTRTEANIVNFRRQLGRLGLGHDGRRSFSTTDVEFYKWTQWIFLQIYNAWFDTAANKARPVAELIAEFDSGARRLDDGRDWATLSAGEQADVIDGHRLVYRADSMVNWCPGLGTVLANEEVTADGRSDRGNFPVFRKRLRQWMMRITAYADRLLDDLDLLDWPEQVKTMQRNWIGRSTGAEALFSATKTNGDPTDIEVFTTRPDTLFGATYLVLAPEHDLVDELVAAAWPDGVDPSWTYGAATPVAAVAAYRRAIAAKSDLERQESREKTGVFLGNHAANPANGKPVPIFIADYVLAGYGTGAIMAVPGHDQRDWDFAREFRLPVVEVIAGGDISQAAHTGDGVLVNSGYLDGMDVAAAKEAITARLESEGRGRARIEFKLRDWLFARQRYWGEPFPIVYDGDGRPNALDEAALPVELPDVPDYSPVLFDPDDADSEPSPPLEKASEWVHVELDLGDGLKPYTRDTNVMPQWAGSSWYELRYTDPHNSERFCAKENEAYWMGPRPAEHGPTDPGGVDLYVGGAEHAVLHLLYSRFWHKVLYDLGHVSSREPYRRLVNQGYIQAFAYTDARGSYVPADDVIERDGRFVYHGPDGETEVFQEFGKIGKSLKNSISPDEICDEYGADTLRVYEMSMGPLEASRPWATKDVVGAHRFLQRVWRLVIDEQTGDTRVVDGQQLDTGTLRALHRTIAGVSEDYAALRNNTAAAKLIEYTNHLTKEHRDSMPRAAVEPLVLMVAPLAPHLAEELWLRLGHTASLAHGPFPEADPAYLVDDTVEYPVQVNGKVRGRVVVAADADADTLKAAAIADDKVRAFLAGATPRKVIVVPGRLVNLVL; encoded by the coding sequence GTGACCGAATCCCCGACCGCCGGTGCACCCGAGCCGGAGTCCGACGCGCCGCCGTATCGCTACACCGCGGCGCTGGCGGCGCGTATCGAAAGCGGCTGGCAAGACAGCTGGGCGAAGCTCGGGACGTTCAACGTGCCGAATCCGGTCGGTGACCTGGCCCCGACGGACGGCACCCCGGTTCCCGACGACAAGCTGTTCGTGCAGGACATGTTTCCCTACCCCTCGGGTGAGGGACTGCACGTCGGCCACCCGCTGGGTTACATCGCCACCGACGTGTACGCCCGTTACTTCCGGATGACCGGCCATAATGTGTTGCACGCGTTGGGGTTTGACTCCTTCGGGTTGCCCGCCGAGCAATACGCGGTGCAGACCGGGACGCACCCGCGCACCAGGACCGAGGCCAACATCGTGAATTTCCGGCGCCAGCTGGGCCGGCTGGGTCTGGGCCACGACGGCCGGCGCAGCTTCTCGACCACCGACGTCGAGTTCTACAAGTGGACGCAGTGGATCTTCCTGCAGATCTACAACGCCTGGTTCGACACCGCGGCCAACAAGGCCCGTCCGGTCGCCGAGCTGATCGCGGAGTTCGATTCCGGCGCGCGCCGCCTAGACGACGGACGGGACTGGGCCACGCTGTCGGCGGGGGAGCAGGCGGACGTGATCGACGGCCACCGGCTGGTCTACCGGGCCGACTCGATGGTGAATTGGTGTCCGGGGCTGGGCACGGTGCTGGCGAACGAAGAGGTCACCGCCGATGGCCGCAGCGACCGCGGCAACTTCCCGGTATTCCGGAAGCGGTTGCGGCAGTGGATGATGCGCATCACCGCCTACGCCGACCGGCTGCTCGACGACCTGGACCTGCTGGACTGGCCGGAGCAGGTAAAGACCATGCAGCGCAACTGGATCGGCCGTTCCACCGGTGCGGAGGCGCTGTTCTCGGCGACCAAGACCAACGGCGACCCCACCGACATCGAGGTGTTCACCACCCGCCCGGACACCCTGTTCGGCGCGACGTACCTGGTGCTGGCCCCCGAGCACGACCTGGTCGACGAGCTGGTCGCCGCCGCCTGGCCGGACGGGGTCGACCCGTCGTGGACGTATGGCGCCGCCACACCCGTCGCCGCCGTCGCCGCCTACCGTCGCGCCATCGCCGCGAAATCAGACCTCGAGCGACAGGAGAGCCGAGAGAAGACCGGCGTCTTCCTGGGCAACCATGCGGCCAACCCGGCCAACGGCAAGCCGGTACCGATCTTCATCGCCGACTACGTGTTGGCCGGGTACGGCACCGGGGCGATCATGGCCGTGCCCGGCCACGACCAGCGTGACTGGGACTTCGCCCGAGAGTTCCGGCTGCCGGTGGTGGAAGTCATTGCCGGCGGCGACATTTCGCAGGCCGCGCACACGGGCGACGGCGTGCTGGTGAACTCCGGCTACCTCGACGGAATGGATGTGGCGGCGGCCAAGGAGGCCATCACCGCGCGTTTGGAATCCGAGGGCCGCGGCCGGGCGCGCATCGAATTCAAGCTGCGCGACTGGCTTTTCGCGCGGCAGCGGTATTGGGGTGAGCCGTTCCCGATCGTCTACGATGGCGACGGACGCCCGAACGCGCTCGACGAGGCCGCGCTGCCCGTCGAGCTGCCCGATGTGCCCGACTATTCGCCCGTGCTGTTCGACCCCGACGACGCCGACAGCGAGCCGTCGCCGCCGCTGGAGAAGGCGAGCGAGTGGGTGCACGTCGAGCTGGACCTGGGCGACGGCCTGAAGCCGTACACCCGCGACACCAACGTGATGCCGCAGTGGGCCGGCAGCTCCTGGTACGAGCTGCGCTACACCGACCCGCACAACTCAGAGCGGTTCTGCGCCAAGGAAAACGAAGCCTACTGGATGGGCCCGCGGCCCGCCGAGCACGGCCCGACCGACCCGGGCGGCGTCGACCTGTACGTCGGAGGCGCCGAACACGCCGTGCTGCACCTGCTGTATTCGAGGTTCTGGCACAAGGTGCTCTACGACCTGGGCCACGTCAGCTCCCGCGAGCCTTACCGCAGGCTGGTCAACCAGGGCTACATTCAGGCGTTCGCCTACACCGATGCCCGGGGGTCGTATGTGCCGGCCGACGACGTGATTGAACGCGACGGCCGCTTCGTCTACCACGGCCCAGACGGCGAGACCGAGGTCTTTCAGGAATTCGGGAAAATCGGTAAGAGCCTGAAGAATTCGATATCGCCCGACGAGATCTGCGACGAGTACGGCGCGGACACGCTGCGGGTGTACGAGATGTCGATGGGCCCGCTGGAAGCCTCGCGGCCCTGGGCCACCAAGGACGTCGTCGGCGCGCACCGTTTCCTGCAGCGGGTGTGGCGGCTGGTGATCGACGAGCAGACCGGCGACACCAGGGTGGTCGACGGGCAACAGCTGGACACCGGCACCCTGCGGGCGCTGCACCGCACCATCGCCGGAGTCTCCGAAGACTATGCGGCACTGCGCAATAACACCGCGGCGGCCAAGCTGATCGAGTACACCAACCACCTCACCAAGGAACACCGCGACTCGATGCCCCGCGCGGCGGTCGAGCCGCTGGTGCTGATGGTGGCGCCGCTGGCCCCGCACCTGGCCGAGGAGCTGTGGCTGCGGCTGGGCCACACCGCCTCGTTGGCGCACGGGCCGTTCCCGGAGGCCGATCCCGCCTACCTCGTCGACGACACGGTGGAATACCCGGTGCAGGTGAACGGCAAGGTGCGCGGACGGGTGGTGGTGGCCGCCGACGCCGACGCCGACACGCTGAAAGCGGCGGCCATTGCCGACGACAAGGTCCGGGCGTTCTTGGCCGGGGCCACCCCGCGCAAGGTGATCGTGGTCCCGGGCCGGCTGGTGAACCTGGTCCTCTGA
- a CDS encoding LpqN/LpqT family lipoprotein: MMEIARTVRVLAGGLAAGAIGVTVFAGATASADPLLPAPPPAPAVPAPQSAMAAAGQVPSNRLLAAPPATNPFAPPGAATTPGAPAPVAATPAALTPAVSGTIREYLQSKGVKLEAQKPQGLKALDITLPVPTRWTQVPDPNVPDAFAVIADRQGNSIYTSNAQVVVYKLVGNVDPKEAITHGYVDSQKLLAWQTTNASMADFGGFPSSIIEGTYRDGDMMLNTSRRNVIATSGRDKYLVSLSVTTDRLVAIADAPATDAIINGFRVTVPGAAAPAPPQASGAAPVGLPAQAPGTVPVGVPAQTAGTAAPVGVPLQSVAPSQVAPRPAPNLLTMVPGLPPLPNFSFLQGH; the protein is encoded by the coding sequence ATGATGGAGATCGCCCGTACGGTGCGGGTACTCGCAGGAGGTCTGGCCGCGGGCGCGATCGGTGTCACGGTCTTCGCGGGTGCCACCGCATCGGCCGATCCGTTGCTTCCGGCGCCACCTCCGGCCCCCGCCGTCCCCGCGCCGCAGAGCGCGATGGCGGCCGCGGGCCAGGTTCCCAGCAACCGGTTGCTCGCCGCCCCGCCGGCGACAAACCCGTTCGCCCCGCCGGGCGCCGCGACGACTCCCGGCGCGCCCGCGCCCGTCGCGGCCACGCCGGCGGCGCTGACCCCGGCCGTCTCCGGCACGATCCGTGAATACCTGCAGTCGAAGGGCGTCAAGCTCGAGGCGCAAAAGCCCCAGGGACTCAAGGCGCTCGACATCACGCTGCCGGTGCCCACTCGCTGGACTCAGGTGCCGGATCCCAACGTCCCCGATGCGTTCGCGGTGATCGCCGACCGGCAGGGCAACAGCATTTACACATCGAACGCGCAGGTGGTGGTGTACAAGCTGGTCGGTAACGTCGATCCGAAAGAGGCCATCACGCACGGCTACGTCGACAGCCAGAAGCTGCTCGCGTGGCAGACGACCAACGCGTCAATGGCCGACTTCGGCGGCTTCCCATCGTCGATCATCGAGGGCACGTACCGCGACGGCGACATGATGCTGAACACCTCGCGGCGCAACGTCATCGCGACGTCCGGGCGTGACAAATACCTGGTGTCGCTGTCGGTGACCACGGACCGTTTGGTGGCGATCGCAGACGCGCCGGCCACGGACGCGATCATCAACGGGTTCCGGGTGACCGTGCCCGGGGCCGCGGCGCCCGCTCCCCCGCAGGCGTCCGGCGCGGCGCCGGTCGGGCTTCCCGCGCAGGCGCCCGGCACGGTGCCGGTCGGAGTTCCGGCGCAGACGGCCGGAACGGCGGCACCGGTCGGGGTTCCCCTGCAGTCGGTCGCGCCCAGCCAGGTGGCCCCGCGGCCCGCGCCCAACCTGTTGACCATGGTGCCGGGGTTGCCGCCCCTGCCGAACTTTTCCTTCCTCCAAGGGCACTGA
- a CDS encoding SDR family oxidoreductase — MPTALITGASGGIGSAIATALSATHTLLLAGRPSDRLDAVAERLGATTFPLDLTDTDDIEAACEIVDELDVLVHNAGVSIPGHVAESNVDEWRATFAVNVFGTVELTLALLPALRRARGRVVFINSGAGRRVSPGMASYSASKFALRAFADSLRDDEPDLRVTTIYPGRTDTDMQRELVAFEGGHYDPANFLRPETVAAAVANAVATPPDGHLHEVVLRPGRP, encoded by the coding sequence ATGCCCACTGCACTCATCACCGGCGCGAGCGGCGGCATCGGTTCCGCTATCGCCACGGCGCTGTCCGCGACCCACACCCTGCTGTTGGCGGGGAGGCCGTCCGATCGGCTCGACGCCGTCGCGGAGCGGCTGGGCGCCACGACTTTTCCGCTGGACCTGACCGACACCGACGATATCGAGGCCGCCTGCGAAATCGTCGACGAACTCGACGTGCTCGTGCACAACGCGGGGGTGTCCATCCCCGGCCATGTCGCCGAGTCCAACGTCGACGAATGGCGCGCCACCTTCGCCGTGAATGTCTTTGGGACGGTGGAACTTACCCTGGCGCTGTTGCCCGCGCTGCGACGCGCCCGCGGCCGGGTGGTGTTCATCAACTCCGGTGCGGGGCGCAGGGTTTCGCCGGGCATGGCGTCGTATTCGGCGAGCAAGTTCGCGTTGCGGGCCTTCGCGGACTCGTTGCGCGACGACGAGCCGGACCTGCGCGTGACCACAATCTATCCCGGCCGCACCGACACCGACATGCAGCGCGAACTCGTCGCGTTCGAAGGCGGCCACTACGATCCCGCCAACTTTCTGCGGCCCGAAACCGTCGCGGCGGCGGTGGCCAATGCGGTGGCCACACCGCCCGACGGCCACCTTCACGAGGTGGTGCTCCGGCCGGGCCGACCGTAA